A single region of the Paenibacillus sp. genome encodes:
- the nrdR gene encoding transcriptional regulator NrdR — protein sequence MKCPYCDHDGTKVLDSRPVNDNKSIRRRRECEKCARRFTTFETVETAPLIVVKKDGSREEFSREKLLRGLIRACEKRPVSVEHLDRIADEVERELRQTASTEIESRDIGESVMQRLYHVDEIAYVRFASVYRQFKDIDMFMKELSTLLNKSN from the coding sequence ATGAAATGCCCGTACTGCGATCATGACGGAACCAAAGTGTTGGATTCCCGCCCGGTGAACGATAATAAATCGATACGCCGGCGCCGGGAATGCGAGAAATGCGCGCGCCGGTTTACGACGTTCGAGACGGTGGAGACGGCCCCGCTCATCGTCGTCAAGAAGGACGGCAGCCGAGAAGAATTCAGCCGCGAGAAGCTGCTGCGCGGCCTCATTCGCGCCTGCGAGAAGCGGCCGGTGTCGGTAGAACACTTGGACCGCATCGCCGACGAGGTGGAGCGCGAGCTGCGCCAAACGGCAAGCACCGAAATCGAAAGCCGGGATATCGGCGAGTCCGTTATGCAGCGCCTGTACCACGTGGACGAAATCGCCTACGTTCGGTTCGCTTCCGTTTATCGCCAATTCAAAGACATCGACATGTTTATGAAGGAACTGTCCACGCTGCTCAACAAGTCGAATTGA
- a CDS encoding alpha/beta-type small acid-soluble spore protein, with amino-acid sequence MGTGSSSTNDLVVPQANQALEQLKFEVAQELGIQIPNDGYYGHMATRDTGAIGGHITRRLVQIAEQQLAGQFK; translated from the coding sequence ATGGGTACAGGTTCCAGCAGCACGAACGACTTGGTAGTTCCTCAAGCTAACCAAGCTTTGGAACAACTCAAGTTTGAAGTAGCTCAAGAGCTGGGCATTCAAATTCCGAATGACGGCTACTATGGTCACATGGCTACTCGCGACACGGGCGCGATCGGGGGTCACATCACTCGCCGCCTGGTGCAAATCGCCGAGCAGCAACTGGCTGGTCAATTCAAGTAA
- a CDS encoding lytic transglycosylase domain-containing protein, whose product MAEIAKRPAFRKKRVYALLLLLVLSVLYFDRGLLGKLMYPIRFEADIVKHAEAYKVDPYLIASIIRVESNYRLDKRSPKGAIGLMQLMPPTAEWIAKQEGDEEALDRLDEADANIRFGTWYIRSLRLQFVPAGTAKSDEIARIAAAYNAGPGNVERWLAEGAWSGTFADIGQIPFGETRHYVHRVHYYYQKYAETYPELGS is encoded by the coding sequence ATGGCGGAAATCGCGAAGCGGCCGGCGTTCCGGAAAAAGCGAGTGTACGCCTTGCTGCTGCTGCTCGTGCTGTCGGTGCTGTATTTCGATCGGGGGCTGCTCGGGAAGCTGATGTATCCGATTCGCTTCGAGGCGGATATCGTCAAGCACGCGGAGGCGTATAAGGTCGATCCGTATTTGATCGCCTCCATCATACGGGTGGAAAGCAATTATCGGCTGGACAAGCGGTCCCCCAAAGGGGCGATCGGCTTGATGCAGCTCATGCCGCCGACGGCCGAGTGGATCGCGAAGCAGGAAGGCGACGAAGAGGCGCTCGACCGGCTGGACGAGGCGGACGCGAACATCCGGTTCGGCACGTGGTACATTCGCTCGCTCCGACTTCAATTCGTGCCCGCAGGCACGGCGAAAAGCGACGAAATCGCGCGCATCGCCGCGGCTTACAACGCTGGGCCGGGCAACGTCGAGCGTTGGCTGGCCGAAGGCGCTTGGAGCGGCACCTTCGCCGATATCGGACAAATTCCGTTCGGCGAGACGAGGCATTATGTACATCGAGTTCACTATTATTATCAAAAGTATGCCGAAACGTATCCCGAGCTCGGTTCATAG
- the coaE gene encoding dephospho-CoA kinase (Dephospho-CoA kinase (CoaE) performs the final step in coenzyme A biosynthesis.), with protein sequence MNVGLTGGIACGKSTVSGMLEARGAAIVDADRIARDVVQPGQPALADIREAFGDEVLLEDGTLNRKALGAVVFGDEAARRKLESILHPRIRAEMARQMAEWNEREPGRLVVVDIPLLYESGLDKRFNFEEIVVVYVPREVQLERLMKRDGLTTEAAEQRLDAQMPIERKKELADVVIDNSGTLEQTEAQVDAYLRRKGCL encoded by the coding sequence TTGAATGTCGGGTTAACGGGCGGCATCGCCTGCGGCAAATCGACCGTCTCCGGCATGCTGGAAGCGCGCGGCGCCGCGATCGTGGACGCGGACCGGATCGCCCGGGACGTCGTCCAGCCCGGGCAGCCGGCGCTTGCAGACATCCGCGAGGCGTTCGGCGACGAGGTGCTGCTTGAGGACGGGACGCTGAATCGGAAAGCGCTGGGCGCCGTCGTCTTCGGGGACGAGGCGGCGAGGCGCAAGCTCGAGTCGATCCTCCATCCGCGCATCCGCGCGGAGATGGCGAGACAGATGGCGGAATGGAACGAACGCGAGCCCGGCCGGCTCGTCGTCGTCGACATCCCGCTGCTGTACGAATCCGGGCTGGACAAGCGGTTTAATTTCGAGGAAATCGTCGTCGTGTACGTGCCGCGCGAGGTACAGCTGGAGAGGCTGATGAAACGCGACGGCTTGACGACCGAAGCCGCGGAGCAGCGGCTCGACGCGCAAATGCCGATCGAGCGGAAGAAGGAACTCGCGGACGTCGTCATCGACAACAGCGGCACGCTGGAACAAACCGAAGCCCAGGTCGATGCGTACCTGCGGCGGAAAGGTTGCCTCTAA
- the ytaF gene encoding sporulation membrane protein YtaF: MVALWSMLALALAVSLDGLSAGMMYGIRKIRIPFLSVGIVSLCSAFVLFGSMSFGGLFVELLPERAAQWIGASILIGIGVWAIAQMRLTSRREAESAELEDEASSSAETVPAAEEKTLLQWEIRQLGLIIRIWRTPSMADVDRSGVISASEAVLLGLALSLDSLGAGIGAALIGFPPVATSLLIGAASGLCIAGGVRLGFLFAGLRWIEKLTLLPGCILIVMGILKLL; encoded by the coding sequence GTGGTGGCCTTGTGGTCGATGCTGGCGCTGGCGCTTGCCGTCAGTCTGGACGGTTTGAGCGCCGGCATGATGTACGGAATCCGAAAAATTCGCATCCCGTTCCTGTCCGTAGGGATCGTGTCGCTATGCTCCGCGTTCGTGTTGTTCGGTTCGATGTCGTTCGGCGGCCTGTTCGTCGAACTGCTGCCCGAACGGGCGGCGCAGTGGATCGGCGCCTCGATTTTAATCGGGATCGGCGTATGGGCGATTGCGCAGATGCGCCTGACGTCGCGGCGCGAAGCCGAATCGGCGGAGCTGGAGGATGAGGCGAGTTCGTCCGCGGAGACGGTTCCCGCGGCCGAGGAGAAGACGCTCCTGCAGTGGGAAATTCGGCAGCTCGGGTTGATCATCCGCATATGGCGGACGCCGTCCATGGCGGACGTGGACCGGTCGGGCGTCATCTCCGCTTCGGAAGCGGTGCTGCTCGGGCTGGCGCTGTCGCTCGACAGCCTCGGCGCCGGGATCGGCGCGGCGCTCATCGGATTTCCGCCGGTCGCCACGTCGCTCTTGATCGGCGCGGCGAGCGGCCTGTGCATCGCCGGCGGCGTGAGGCTCGGCTTTCTGTTCGCCGGGCTGCGCTGGATCGAGAAGCTGACGCTGCTGCCGGGGTGCATCTTGATCGTGATGGGCATTCTAAAATTGTTGTAG
- the mutM gene encoding DNA-formamidopyrimidine glycosylase translates to MPELPEVETVRRTLERLAAGKTIRRVDVRLARIVRRPAEPEAFARALEGLTIRAVQRRGKFLKFDLEQLVLLSHLRMEGRYGLYREGDELEPHTHVVFHFTDGTELRYRDVRQFGTMDLYKPGEEEREGPLAKLGLEPLEDAFTEAAFRAAVAGRKTKIKPLLLNQECVVGLGNIYVDEALHAAGIHPERNADALSRAELGRLYEAIRSTLRAAVEAGGSSVKSYVNGQGEQGSYQFALKAYGREGEPCAACGGEIVKFVVGGRGTHICPACQPLKAKRRKHK, encoded by the coding sequence ATGCCGGAGCTCCCGGAGGTAGAAACCGTGCGCAGGACGCTGGAGCGGCTCGCGGCGGGCAAGACGATTCGCCGCGTGGACGTGCGCCTCGCGCGCATCGTGCGGCGCCCGGCCGAGCCAGAGGCGTTCGCCCGCGCGCTCGAAGGTCTGACGATCCGCGCCGTGCAGCGGCGGGGGAAATTTTTGAAATTCGATTTGGAGCAGCTTGTGCTGCTTTCGCATCTGCGGATGGAAGGGCGCTACGGCTTGTACCGCGAAGGGGACGAGCTGGAGCCGCATACGCATGTCGTGTTCCATTTTACGGACGGCACCGAGCTGCGGTACCGGGACGTGCGCCAATTCGGCACGATGGATTTATATAAACCCGGCGAAGAGGAACGCGAAGGCCCGCTCGCGAAGCTCGGTCTCGAGCCGCTCGAGGACGCGTTCACCGAGGCCGCCTTCCGCGCGGCGGTCGCCGGGCGGAAGACGAAGATCAAGCCGCTGCTGCTCAATCAAGAATGCGTGGTCGGCCTCGGCAACATTTACGTCGACGAGGCCCTTCACGCGGCGGGCATTCACCCGGAGCGGAACGCCGACGCGCTGAGCCGCGCGGAGCTCGGCCGCTTGTACGAAGCGATCCGGAGCACGCTGCGGGCGGCGGTCGAGGCGGGCGGATCGTCCGTGAAATCGTACGTGAACGGCCAAGGAGAACAAGGCTCCTATCAATTCGCGCTGAAGGCGTACGGGCGCGAGGGCGAACCGTGCGCGGCATGCGGCGGGGAAATCGTCAAATTCGTCGTCGGCGGCCGCGGCACGCATATTTGTCCCGCCTGCCAGCCGCTTAAGGCGAAGCGCAGGAAGCACAAGTAA
- the polA gene encoding DNA polymerase I, with protein MAKCLLIDGNSIINRAFYALPPLTNGAGQHTNAVYGFTTMLLRMIEEEKPTHVLVAFDAGKRTFRHEEYGDYKGGRSKTPSELSEQFPLLKELLRAMNVQQFEIEGYEADDIIGTLTKRAEQEGVETVVVSGDKDMLQLASERVRIALTRKGISETETYDPEAIKEKYQLTPQQIIDLKGLMGDASDNIPGVPGVGEKTALKLLHQFGSVEGVLEHIEELKGKMKETIREHADSARMSKEIATIYREVPIDIQWDELSFGGFDPAGTRTMFQKLEFKSLLERLAIGGGAEPAAEAAAVTVAIVDEHNASALISALPDVVGVHVEAAGENPHLAEVVGAAFYADDDRAFYAPAAFLASEAAAPLRAWLADESAAKTMHDAHKAELALGWRGIELRGVAFDTILAAYLLDPTESSHALSDIAAKYGVAGLPSDDDVFGKGAKFKLPAVEALAEHLARKARAAAELADKMRAKLAENEMEKLLFELELPLSFVLARMERRGVKVDVEELQRYGAELTETLETIVATIYEQAGEPFNLNSPKQLGEILFEKLGLPPVKKTKTGYSTDAEVLEKLAPYHDIVSNLLHYRTLSKLQSTYVEGLQKEVRAETGKIHTYYRQTIAATGRLSSQFPNLQNIPIRTEEGRKLRKMFVPSEPGWSILAADYSQIELRVLAHISGDERMKEAFQNDMDIHTKTAMDVFGVSADAVDSNMRRQAKAVNFGIVYGISDWGLSQNLNINRNEANAFIEQYLEVFSGVKRFMEDIKKQARKDGYVTTLLNRRRYLPEIHSSNFNLRSFAERTAMNTPIQGTAADIIKLAMVQLDAKMREAGVRSRMLLQVHDELVFEVPPEELETMRVMVRETMENALSLDVPLKVDLAVGSNWHDAK; from the coding sequence TTGGCGAAGTGCCTGTTAATCGACGGAAACAGCATCATTAATCGCGCGTTTTATGCGCTGCCTCCGCTAACGAACGGAGCCGGGCAGCATACGAACGCAGTATACGGCTTTACTACCATGCTGCTGCGCATGATCGAAGAAGAGAAGCCGACGCACGTGCTCGTCGCGTTCGACGCCGGCAAGCGGACGTTCCGCCACGAGGAATACGGCGACTACAAGGGCGGTCGGTCGAAGACGCCGTCCGAGCTGTCGGAGCAGTTCCCGCTGCTCAAGGAGCTGCTGCGCGCGATGAACGTGCAGCAGTTCGAAATCGAAGGCTACGAGGCGGACGACATTATCGGCACGCTCACGAAGCGGGCGGAGCAGGAAGGCGTGGAGACGGTCGTCGTCTCCGGCGACAAGGACATGCTGCAGCTGGCCTCCGAGCGCGTGCGGATCGCGCTCACGCGCAAAGGGATCAGCGAAACGGAAACGTACGATCCGGAAGCGATCAAGGAGAAATACCAGTTGACCCCTCAGCAGATCATCGACCTGAAAGGGCTCATGGGCGACGCGAGCGACAACATCCCGGGCGTCCCGGGCGTCGGCGAGAAAACGGCGCTCAAGCTGCTGCATCAGTTCGGCTCGGTCGAAGGCGTGTTGGAGCACATCGAAGAGCTGAAGGGCAAGATGAAGGAAACGATTCGAGAGCACGCCGACAGCGCCCGGATGAGCAAGGAGATCGCTACGATTTACCGAGAGGTGCCGATCGACATTCAGTGGGACGAGCTGTCGTTCGGCGGCTTCGATCCGGCGGGCACGCGGACGATGTTCCAGAAGCTCGAGTTCAAATCGCTGCTCGAGCGGCTCGCCATCGGCGGCGGCGCGGAGCCGGCGGCGGAAGCGGCGGCCGTCACCGTCGCGATCGTCGACGAGCATAACGCGTCGGCGCTGATTTCGGCGCTGCCGGACGTCGTCGGGGTCCACGTCGAAGCCGCGGGCGAAAACCCGCACCTCGCCGAAGTGGTCGGCGCGGCGTTCTACGCGGACGATGATCGCGCGTTCTATGCGCCGGCGGCGTTCCTCGCGAGCGAAGCGGCCGCCCCGCTGCGGGCGTGGCTGGCCGACGAGAGCGCGGCGAAGACGATGCACGACGCGCATAAGGCGGAGCTCGCGCTCGGCTGGCGCGGCATCGAGCTGCGCGGCGTCGCGTTCGACACGATCCTCGCCGCGTATTTGCTCGACCCGACGGAATCGAGCCACGCGCTGAGCGACATCGCGGCCAAATACGGCGTTGCGGGCCTCCCGTCCGACGACGACGTGTTCGGCAAGGGCGCGAAATTCAAGCTCCCGGCCGTCGAGGCGCTGGCGGAGCATTTGGCGCGGAAAGCGCGGGCGGCCGCGGAGCTGGCCGACAAGATGCGGGCGAAGCTGGCCGAGAACGAGATGGAGAAGCTGCTGTTCGAACTCGAGCTGCCGCTGTCGTTCGTGCTCGCCCGGATGGAGCGCCGCGGCGTCAAGGTAGACGTCGAGGAGCTGCAGCGGTACGGCGCCGAGCTGACGGAAACGCTCGAAACAATCGTCGCGACGATTTACGAGCAGGCGGGCGAGCCGTTCAACCTGAACTCCCCGAAGCAGCTCGGCGAAATTTTGTTCGAGAAGCTGGGGCTGCCTCCCGTCAAGAAGACGAAGACGGGTTATTCGACCGACGCCGAAGTGCTGGAGAAGCTGGCGCCGTACCACGATATCGTGAGCAATTTGCTCCATTACCGGACGCTGTCCAAGCTGCAGTCGACGTACGTCGAGGGGCTGCAGAAAGAGGTGCGGGCGGAAACGGGCAAAATTCATACGTATTACCGGCAGACGATCGCGGCGACGGGCCGGCTCAGCAGCCAGTTCCCGAATTTGCAGAACATCCCGATCCGAACCGAGGAAGGCCGGAAGCTGCGCAAAATGTTCGTGCCGTCCGAGCCGGGCTGGAGCATTCTCGCCGCCGACTACTCGCAGATCGAGCTTCGCGTGCTCGCCCATATTTCCGGCGACGAGCGGATGAAGGAAGCGTTCCAGAACGATATGGACATCCATACGAAGACGGCGATGGACGTCTTCGGCGTCTCCGCCGACGCGGTGGATTCGAACATGCGCCGGCAGGCGAAGGCCGTCAACTTCGGCATCGTCTACGGCATCAGCGATTGGGGCTTGTCCCAAAACCTCAACATCAACCGGAACGAAGCGAACGCCTTCATCGAGCAATATTTGGAGGTGTTCAGCGGCGTCAAACGGTTCATGGAGGACATTAAGAAGCAGGCTCGCAAAGACGGCTACGTGACGACGCTGCTCAACCGGAGACGGTATTTGCCCGAAATTCACTCGTCGAATTTCAACCTGCGCTCCTTCGCGGAGCGGACCGCGATGAACACGCCGATCCAAGGCACCGCGGCGGACATCATCAAGCTCGCCATGGTGCAGCTCGACGCGAAAATGCGCGAGGCGGGCGTGCGCAGCCGCATGCTGCTTCAGGTGCACGACGAATTGGTATTCGAGGTGCCGCCGGAGGAGCTCGAGACGATGCGCGTCATGGTCCGGGAGACGATGGAGAACGCGCTCTCGCTCGACGTGCCGCTGAAAGTGGACCTCGCCGTCGGCAGCAATTGGCACGACGCGAAGTAG
- a CDS encoding HAD family hydrolase, whose protein sequence is MAGGRKGAQARSDEAVCFDLSDTIIEWEGAYEAALRVTLKEWVGRWSDSEAAAAAIGDAIRRYRRARRAGKRRADAVRDAAAAMPIDGDERTMLFIVRQCRRLQTERAGFVDGAEETMRRLAARYRLAIVTNLPAEDAAAIFSRLRLHRFVPESRLFAAATDGGARKPDPRLFRRIAEKLEVPPQRCVMVGDSFRHDVEGALRAGWKAVWIRRKAGSAPLRRGPSRSLSFVPSRSPNRIRTASSLTALPRLLRTLLAAE, encoded by the coding sequence ATGGCGGGCGGGCGCAAGGGCGCGCAGGCGCGGTCCGACGAGGCGGTATGCTTCGATTTGAGCGATACGATCATCGAGTGGGAAGGCGCCTACGAAGCGGCGCTGCGAGTCACGCTTAAGGAGTGGGTCGGGCGGTGGAGCGACAGCGAGGCGGCCGCGGCCGCGATCGGAGACGCGATCCGGCGCTATCGGCGCGCCCGGCGCGCGGGCAAGCGCCGCGCCGACGCCGTCCGCGACGCCGCGGCAGCGATGCCGATCGACGGGGACGAGAGGACGATGCTGTTCATCGTACGGCAGTGCCGCCGGCTGCAGACGGAGCGAGCCGGCTTCGTCGATGGCGCGGAGGAGACGATGCGGCGGCTGGCCGCCCGCTATCGCCTTGCGATCGTGACGAATTTGCCCGCGGAAGACGCCGCGGCGATCTTCAGCCGTCTGCGGCTGCACCGGTTCGTGCCGGAGTCGCGGCTGTTCGCCGCAGCGACGGACGGCGGCGCGCGCAAGCCGGATCCGCGGCTGTTCCGCCGCATCGCGGAGAAGCTCGAGGTGCCGCCGCAGCGCTGCGTCATGGTAGGGGATTCGTTCCGGCACGACGTCGAAGGCGCGCTGCGGGCCGGCTGGAAGGCGGTATGGATTCGGCGAAAGGCGGGAAGCGCCCCGCTCCGCCGCGGGCCGAGCCGCTCCCTAAGCTTCGTGCCGAGCCGCAGCCCGAACCGCATCCGCACCGCGTCGTCGCTTACGGCGCTGCCGCGGCTGCTTCGGACGCTGCTGGCTGCGGAATGA
- a CDS encoding bifunctional diguanylate cyclase/phosphodiesterase — translation MIHLTSLQVRLLQKISSRLAQGAVGLIYLDIVNLERIETKYGRPYAEQRLLSARTAIDELRATFSDVFGQKTVGDDLFLYVFLGDAPPDMAYQALERRAEELHERLTALLRGTLPGDAALELAFGCSLLRESEERELETVIYTAMKQAIRHAKERSRNGGHASHLQEFYSILEGRRITSVYQPIVALDGGAVFGYEALTRGPESSPLRSPLQLFQLAERADMLYALDKMTRERAILGCDGLERHQRIFLNIPAHIFHDPDFSPGQTMALLAQRGLSPRNVVFEITERSSIEDFSTVKRVIDHYRSQGYRIAIDDAGAGYSSLQAIAEIQPDYIKVDRSLVQGIHQDKVKEYIMETFIAFAKRMNIKVIAEGIEHAEELDKLIRLGVHYAQGYYLGRPQPKLLPVTPEAAETILSVSRRLSGSGGLRTIGDIAAPVKTFASTAAVSSAAMYFRDHPEQFGAVVVDDKRPVGLLMRDELFRKLAVQYGISLFWNKPVTVIADERALTVEASTPLETVSSLAMLRETDKLYDLVIVTDRGELAGAASVRDILEQMTTIRMEHARVANPLTGLPGNVQIRRELQRRIMEATGFSVLYIDLDYFKWFNDQFGFQRGDEAIQFTADVIRQAVAVCGHPNDFVGHIGGDDFIVLTAVSEPETFAEEMVRRFAAGIDSFYEGQLKLTLVEDRYGNKHETDGLSVSVAIVRVQDPTRVSGDAISQAAAASKKRAKEKAGSAIAIAVIPQPAASEAAAAAP, via the coding sequence TTGATCCACCTTACGTCCTTGCAGGTCCGGCTGCTGCAGAAAATCTCGTCGCGTCTCGCGCAGGGAGCCGTCGGACTCATATATTTGGACATCGTCAACCTAGAAAGGATCGAGACGAAATACGGCCGACCGTACGCTGAACAGCGGCTGCTGTCCGCCCGAACGGCGATCGACGAGCTCCGGGCAACGTTCTCGGACGTCTTCGGTCAGAAGACGGTCGGCGACGACTTGTTTCTTTATGTGTTCCTGGGCGACGCGCCGCCGGACATGGCGTATCAGGCGCTCGAGCGGAGGGCGGAGGAGCTGCATGAGCGGCTGACCGCCCTGCTCCGCGGTACGCTGCCCGGCGACGCCGCGCTCGAACTCGCTTTCGGCTGTTCCCTGCTTCGGGAATCGGAAGAGCGGGAGCTCGAGACCGTCATTTACACAGCCATGAAGCAGGCGATTCGCCATGCCAAGGAACGGTCGAGGAATGGCGGTCACGCGTCCCATTTGCAAGAGTTCTATTCGATTTTGGAGGGACGGCGCATCACTTCCGTCTACCAGCCGATCGTGGCGCTGGACGGCGGAGCCGTCTTCGGGTACGAAGCGCTGACGCGCGGGCCCGAGTCGTCCCCTCTGCGTTCGCCGCTGCAGCTGTTTCAGCTCGCGGAGCGGGCGGACATGCTGTATGCGCTGGACAAAATGACGCGCGAACGCGCGATTTTGGGCTGCGACGGATTAGAACGTCATCAACGCATCTTCCTCAACATCCCCGCCCACATCTTCCACGATCCCGATTTTTCGCCGGGCCAGACGATGGCACTGCTCGCGCAGCGCGGGCTGTCGCCGCGGAACGTCGTGTTCGAAATTACGGAACGCAGCTCGATCGAGGACTTCTCGACCGTCAAGCGCGTGATCGATCATTACCGCAGTCAAGGCTACCGGATTGCCATCGACGACGCGGGCGCCGGGTATTCCTCGCTGCAGGCGATCGCCGAAATCCAACCCGATTACATCAAAGTCGACCGTTCGCTCGTCCAAGGCATTCATCAGGACAAGGTGAAGGAATATATCATGGAGACGTTCATCGCCTTCGCCAAACGGATGAACATCAAAGTGATCGCCGAAGGCATCGAGCATGCGGAGGAGCTGGACAAGCTGATCCGCCTCGGGGTCCATTACGCTCAGGGCTATTACTTGGGGCGTCCGCAGCCGAAGCTGCTGCCCGTTACGCCGGAGGCGGCGGAGACGATTTTGTCCGTCAGCCGCAGGCTGTCGGGATCGGGCGGCCTGCGCACGATCGGCGACATCGCCGCGCCGGTGAAGACGTTCGCCTCGACGGCCGCAGTATCCTCGGCCGCGATGTATTTCCGCGACCATCCCGAACAGTTCGGCGCGGTCGTCGTGGACGACAAGCGTCCGGTCGGCCTGCTGATGCGGGACGAGCTGTTCAGGAAGCTGGCGGTGCAGTACGGCATCTCGCTGTTTTGGAATAAGCCGGTCACGGTCATCGCCGACGAGCGTGCGCTGACCGTAGAGGCGTCCACGCCGCTCGAGACGGTGTCGTCGCTCGCCATGCTGCGGGAAACGGACAAACTGTACGATCTGGTCATCGTCACGGACCGGGGGGAGCTGGCCGGAGCGGCGAGCGTGCGGGACATCCTGGAGCAAATGACCACGATCCGCATGGAGCACGCGCGCGTCGCCAATCCGCTCACCGGTTTGCCTGGGAACGTGCAAATCCGGCGGGAACTGCAGCGGCGCATCATGGAAGCGACGGGCTTCTCCGTGCTGTACATCGATCTCGATTATTTCAAGTGGTTTAACGATCAGTTCGGCTTCCAGCGCGGCGACGAGGCGATTCAGTTTACGGCCGACGTCATCCGCCAGGCGGTGGCGGTATGCGGTCATCCGAACGATTTCGTCGGGCATATCGGCGGAGACGATTTCATCGTGCTGACGGCCGTCTCCGAGCCGGAGACGTTCGCCGAAGAGATGGTCCGGCGGTTCGCCGCGGGCATCGACTCGTTCTACGAAGGCCAGCTGAAGCTGACGCTCGTCGAAGACCGGTACGGCAACAAGCACGAAACCGACGGGCTCAGCGTGTCGGTCGCCATCGTGCGCGTCCAGGATCCGACGCGCGTGTCGGGCGACGCGATTTCCCAAGCGGCGGCGGCCAGCAAGAAGCGGGCGAAGGAGAAGGCCGGCAGCGCGATCGCGATCGCCGTCATTCCGCAGCCAGCAGCGTCCGAAGCAGCCGCGGCAGCGCCGTAA
- the phoU gene encoding phosphate signaling complex protein PhoU, protein MALHRQQFDASLQELRQALIEMGGKVEQAIMDSVAALRDNNLELAEEVIRKDPELNDAEEKIIEMGTNLIALQQPVAKDLRRILVSFRMASDLERMGDLAVDIAKVVRRINGEPLVKPLIDIPRMAGLVQQMTADSLKAYTEENVDLAYKMAGMDDEVDHLHSQILRELFVFMVENPKTVNQSILLCFVSRYLERMADHATNIGESVVYLVMGKRPDLNQ, encoded by the coding sequence ATGGCCTTACACCGGCAACAATTTGACGCTTCCTTGCAAGAGCTGCGTCAAGCTTTGATCGAAATGGGCGGAAAAGTCGAGCAAGCTATTATGGATTCGGTCGCGGCACTGCGCGACAACAATCTGGAGCTGGCGGAAGAGGTCATCCGGAAAGACCCGGAGTTGAACGATGCGGAAGAGAAAATCATCGAGATGGGAACGAATTTGATCGCGCTTCAACAGCCTGTGGCTAAGGACTTGCGCCGCATTCTCGTCTCGTTCCGGATGGCTAGCGATTTGGAGCGGATGGGCGATCTCGCCGTCGACATCGCGAAAGTCGTTCGCCGCATCAACGGCGAGCCGCTCGTGAAGCCGCTGATCGACATTCCGCGCATGGCGGGCCTCGTGCAGCAAATGACGGCGGACAGCTTGAAGGCCTACACGGAAGAAAACGTCGACCTGGCGTATAAAATGGCGGGCATGGACGACGAGGTGGATCACCTCCACAGCCAAATTTTGCGCGAACTGTTCGTGTTCATGGTCGAAAATCCGAAAACGGTCAACCAATCGATTTTGTTGTGCTTCGTCAGCCGATACTTGGAACGCATGGCCGACCACGCGACCAACATCGGGGAAAGCGTCGTTTATCTCGTGATGGGCAAGCGGCCGGATTTGAACCAGTAA
- the pstB gene encoding phosphate ABC transporter ATP-binding protein PstB, producing MSSTVVDISDLNLYYTNFHALKSVGMQIKEKSVTAFIGPSGCGKSTLLRTLNRMNDMIKGVRITGNIVIDGTDIYDPSVNVELLRKKIGMVFQQPNPFPKSIYDNIAYGPRIHGTTKKSELDDIVEKSLRGAALWEEVKGNLKKSAYGLSGGQQQRLCIARALAVNPEILLMDEPTSALDPISTLKIEELIQELKDRYTIIIVTHNMQQAARVSNDTAFFLNGEVVEFNETVKLFSNPRDQRTEDYISGRFG from the coding sequence ATGTCCAGCACGGTCGTAGACATTTCGGATTTGAATTTGTACTATACGAATTTTCATGCGTTGAAATCAGTCGGCATGCAAATTAAAGAAAAGTCCGTCACCGCGTTCATCGGTCCGTCCGGGTGCGGAAAGTCGACCCTCCTACGCACGCTGAACCGCATGAACGACATGATCAAAGGGGTCCGGATCACGGGCAACATCGTCATCGACGGCACGGATATCTACGATCCTTCGGTCAACGTCGAACTGCTGCGAAAAAAGATCGGCATGGTATTCCAGCAGCCGAACCCGTTCCCGAAATCGATTTACGACAATATCGCGTACGGTCCTCGCATCCACGGCACGACGAAGAAATCCGAACTGGACGATATCGTCGAGAAGAGCCTTCGCGGCGCGGCGCTGTGGGAAGAAGTGAAGGGCAACCTGAAGAAGAGCGCGTACGGCTTGTCGGGCGGCCAGCAGCAGCGTCTTTGCATCGCGCGGGCGCTGGCGGTCAATCCGGAAATTTTGCTGATGGACGAACCGACGTCGGCGCTTGACCCGATCTCGACGCTCAAAATCGAAGAATTGATCCAAGAATTGAAAGATAGGTATACGATCATTATCGTAACGCATAACATGCAACAAGCGGCGCGCGTCTCCAACGACACGGCGTTCTTCTTGAACGGGGAAGTCGTAGAATTCAACGAAACTGTCAAACTGTTCTCGAATCCGCGAGATCAGCGTACGGAAGATTACATCAGCGGCCGCTTCGGCTGA